Proteins found in one Leptotrichia sp. OH3620_COT-345 genomic segment:
- a CDS encoding bacteriophage terminase small subunit: MQTQKGGRPTILPKMYEEPLFSQIIDKIESGCNDREIYTSLHCSAKTFRKWRDDNIKAYDEAKSIARGNLLELAESALASKLTVRTLKETETIYDADGNVEKVKVKEKELDKDSLVAMMVAKAGNPELYNPTEWRRLQQEESSAHDLKAKIEELDDYKLSKYKTPEIKVPEGFE, from the coding sequence GTATGAAGAACCGCTTTTTAGCCAAATCATTGATAAAATTGAATCAGGCTGTAATGACAGAGAAATCTACACCAGTTTGCATTGTTCGGCTAAAACTTTTAGAAAGTGGCGAGATGACAATATAAAGGCGTATGACGAAGCTAAAAGCATTGCTAGGGGAAATCTATTAGAACTAGCCGAAAGTGCCTTAGCGAGCAAACTGACAGTCAGAACGCTAAAAGAAACAGAAACAATATATGACGCTGACGGAAACGTTGAAAAAGTAAAGGTTAAAGAGAAAGAACTTGATAAAGATAGCTTGGTAGCAATGATGGTTGCTAAGGCTGGAAACCCTGAACTTTATAACCCTACTGAATGGCGGAGATTGCAACAGGAAGAATCAAGTGCTCATGACCTTAAAGCTAAAATTGAAGAACTTGACGACTATAAGCTAAGTAAGTATAAAACGCCAGAAATCAAAGTCCCAGAGGGGTTTGAATGA